A portion of the Acidisoma sp. PAMC 29798 genome contains these proteins:
- a CDS encoding DUF2254 domain-containing protein: MTARFRKLLSDLGETFWLLPGAMVVAGIILALGLVSLDRSGTIPKWLIESPWLYSGGGTGARTLLGAVASSTIGVAGTVFSITIAALSLAAGQMGPRLLRNFTRDRGNQVTLGAFLGTFSYALMVLRSVRTQEEGTFVPHLSLSIGILLAFVCVGTLVFFVGHMAGRINVDTVIDLVSQDVRVAIARLTTTDAQALPPSGAFWRQALPITDTRRGYLQQLDDTGLAAWAAKNKVSIRLLVRPGDYVFPGAPIALVLPSAADAGLAIRDATALGPQRVSAADLEFAVRQLVEVAVRALSPGINDPHTAISVLDRLGSALCDVVPRILPSGVTLHDGDVALVVPSIDYDGLVDAMFHMIRQNAAGSAAVLIRMLDVLTSVLSCEFEAERRDTLQRHADLVLGDASRDVTTPADLTDVKARHMNFQIMRSTGPLGLIGALPPASAPVSE; the protein is encoded by the coding sequence TTGACTGCGAGATTCCGAAAACTTCTGAGTGATTTGGGCGAAACCTTCTGGCTTCTGCCCGGTGCGATGGTCGTTGCCGGCATCATCTTGGCTTTGGGCCTGGTGAGCCTGGATCGAAGCGGGACGATACCGAAATGGCTCATTGAGAGCCCATGGCTCTATAGTGGTGGCGGCACCGGCGCGCGCACGCTTTTAGGCGCCGTCGCGTCCTCGACCATCGGCGTCGCAGGCACAGTCTTCTCTATCACCATCGCAGCCCTATCCCTGGCTGCCGGCCAGATGGGGCCTCGGCTCCTCCGTAACTTCACCCGCGACCGCGGCAATCAAGTCACCTTGGGCGCCTTTTTAGGCACCTTCTCCTATGCGTTGATGGTGCTGAGGAGCGTGAGAACACAAGAAGAAGGGACGTTCGTTCCCCATCTGTCTCTCAGCATTGGCATTCTTCTGGCGTTCGTGTGCGTCGGCACTCTGGTCTTCTTCGTCGGTCACATGGCCGGACGTATCAACGTCGATACGGTGATCGACCTTGTCAGTCAGGACGTCCGCGTCGCCATTGCGCGGCTCACAACGACAGACGCGCAAGCACTGCCGCCATCAGGCGCATTCTGGCGCCAAGCGCTGCCGATCACCGACACGAGGCGCGGGTATCTTCAGCAGCTCGATGATACCGGGCTCGCCGCTTGGGCCGCGAAAAACAAGGTCTCCATTCGCTTGTTGGTGCGCCCTGGAGATTACGTGTTTCCCGGTGCACCGATCGCGCTCGTGCTGCCATCAGCGGCAGACGCCGGTCTTGCAATTCGTGACGCAACGGCCCTCGGGCCGCAGCGCGTGAGCGCCGCCGATCTTGAGTTTGCCGTGCGGCAGCTTGTCGAAGTTGCGGTGCGGGCGCTCTCGCCGGGGATCAATGATCCGCATACCGCCATCAGCGTGCTTGACCGTCTGGGCTCGGCCCTGTGCGATGTCGTGCCGCGCATCTTGCCAAGTGGAGTGACGCTTCACGACGGTGATGTCGCTCTCGTTGTGCCAAGCATCGACTATGATGGCTTGGTTGATGCGATGTTTCACATGATCCGGCAGAATGCCGCAGGCAGCGCAGCGGTGCTGATCCGGATGCTTGACGTTCTGACATCGGTTCTCAGCTGCGAGTTTGAGGCAGAGCGCAGGGATACCCTGCAACGCCACGCCGATCTTGTGCTCGGCGATGCCTCCCGCGACGTCACGACCCCCGCCGATCTCACCGACGTCAAGGCACGGCATATGAACTTTCAAATCATGCGCAGCACGGGACCGCTGGGTCTGATTGGGGCTCTTCCGCCTGCGTCTGCGCCCGTTAGTGAGTGA
- a CDS encoding branched-chain amino acid ABC transporter permease codes for MSAQILVDGLIAGSMIGLGAIGVTLTYAILRFANFAHGEFISWGAYFAFAVSGALGYVSDALAAPIGPFSFGWSLPIAAVVAVALTAGLALLVDMVLFRPLRARRGAVIILVMASFGAALALRNLLEFVFTSNPHYYTSNLQIALRLGGGMRATPDQLLCLGVAAVLSLSVHLLLTRTAAGRSMRAVSENPALAGVVGIDVRGVVRTVWILGAGLACVAGIMAGLIVQIRPEMGLDLLLPLFAAAILGGIGSVPGAMLAGLIVGLAEAVTVQLVGAEWRSAVAFVILVFILLLRPQGLFGRAA; via the coding sequence ATGAGTGCTCAGATTTTAGTGGATGGCCTGATTGCCGGGTCGATGATCGGCCTCGGCGCGATCGGCGTGACCTTGACCTATGCGATCCTTCGTTTCGCCAATTTCGCGCATGGCGAGTTCATCTCCTGGGGCGCCTATTTCGCCTTCGCGGTCAGTGGCGCGCTCGGCTATGTCTCCGACGCCCTCGCGGCGCCGATCGGGCCGTTCTCCTTCGGATGGTCCTTACCGATCGCGGCGGTCGTGGCGGTGGCGCTCACGGCGGGGCTGGCGCTTTTGGTGGATATGGTTCTGTTCCGCCCGCTGCGCGCCCGGCGCGGCGCCGTCATCATTCTCGTCATGGCGAGCTTCGGCGCGGCCCTCGCCTTGCGCAATCTGCTCGAATTCGTCTTCACTTCGAATCCCCACTATTACACCAGCAACTTGCAGATCGCGCTGCGCCTGGGCGGGGGCATGCGCGCCACGCCCGACCAACTGCTGTGCCTGGGCGTCGCCGCTGTGCTCTCGCTCAGCGTTCATCTCCTGCTCACGCGCACGGCCGCCGGCCGCTCCATGCGCGCCGTGAGTGAAAACCCGGCACTCGCCGGCGTGGTTGGCATCGACGTGCGCGGCGTCGTCCGCACCGTCTGGATCCTGGGGGCGGGTCTCGCCTGTGTCGCCGGCATCATGGCTGGGCTCATCGTGCAAATCCGGCCGGAGATGGGTCTCGACTTGCTCCTGCCCTTGTTCGCCGCCGCTATCCTCGGCGGTATCGGAAGCGTGCCCGGCGCGATGCTGGCAGGTTTGATCGTCGGCCTCGCCGAGGCGGTGACCGTGCAACTCGTCGGTGCCGAATGGCGGTCGGCTGTCGCCTTCGTCATTCTCGTTTTTATCCTCCTCCTGCGGCCGCAGGGCCTGTTCGGAAGAGCGGCATGA
- a CDS encoding ABC transporter substrate-binding protein, protein MKGPLISAAILALLATTAAAPAMAASCDITVGMVMPLTGPAGAYGQAGAKAVDMAFRDFNDAGGVHGCHLNTDARDSESQGTVAVDQATQLVDIKKVPVIIGGIISSESIPILTSVTAPAHVVQVSPASSSPTLTQLCEQGKTNGVFFRTITSDALQGTAAAKFAIDSGLKKVAIIDVNNDFGVNMVREFSSAYKKLGGTITSITPYNPSQASYSAEASSAMAGDPDALYLVSYPVDGATIARAWISGGGPQKFLLNDGMNSPDFISAVGAKYLNDAYGTSSGTDETASTKYFYSNFTAFSGGIKPEAPAADRSYDAGAIVALAIAKAGKGDAAAIKAAIPEVVAPGGTPIYAGKDEFTKALALIAAGKPIRYEGVIGPIDFDHCGDITGPFRLWRIQGGDIKTVGQMSAEDVMKITTGAP, encoded by the coding sequence ATGAAAGGCCCACTCATCAGCGCGGCGATCCTCGCCTTGCTTGCCACCACCGCCGCCGCGCCCGCTATGGCCGCGAGTTGTGACATCACCGTCGGCATGGTGATGCCATTGACGGGACCGGCCGGCGCCTATGGCCAGGCAGGCGCCAAAGCGGTGGACATGGCCTTTCGCGATTTCAACGATGCCGGCGGCGTCCATGGCTGCCATCTGAACACCGACGCGCGCGACAGTGAAAGCCAAGGCACGGTGGCGGTCGATCAGGCAACGCAGCTCGTCGATATCAAGAAAGTGCCGGTGATCATCGGCGGCATCATCTCCTCCGAATCGATCCCGATCCTGACATCGGTCACGGCGCCCGCGCACGTGGTGCAGGTGTCGCCTGCCTCCTCCTCACCGACGCTCACCCAGCTCTGCGAGCAGGGCAAGACCAATGGCGTGTTCTTCCGCACCATTACCTCGGACGCATTGCAGGGCACGGCGGCGGCGAAATTCGCGATCGATAGCGGATTAAAGAAAGTCGCCATCATCGACGTCAATAACGATTTCGGCGTCAACATGGTGCGCGAGTTCTCCTCGGCTTACAAAAAACTCGGCGGCACCATCACCTCTATCACGCCGTATAATCCGAGCCAGGCGAGCTATTCGGCCGAGGCCAGCAGTGCGATGGCCGGCGACCCCGATGCGCTCTATCTCGTGAGCTATCCCGTTGATGGCGCGACGATCGCGCGCGCCTGGATCTCGGGCGGTGGTCCGCAGAAATTCCTGCTCAACGACGGAATGAATTCGCCGGACTTCATCAGCGCGGTCGGCGCCAAATACCTCAACGACGCCTACGGCACCTCCTCGGGTACCGACGAAACCGCCTCGACAAAATACTTCTACAGCAATTTCACGGCTTTTTCCGGCGGCATCAAGCCCGAGGCACCCGCCGCAGACCGATCCTATGATGCCGGGGCGATCGTGGCCCTCGCTATCGCCAAAGCGGGCAAAGGGGATGCGGCGGCCATTAAGGCGGCGATCCCGGAAGTCGTGGCACCAGGCGGCACGCCGATCTATGCCGGCAAGGACGAGTTCACCAAGGCCCTGGCCTTGATCGCTGCTGGCAAGCCGATCCGCTATGAGGGCGTCATCGGCCCGATCGACTTCGATCACTGCGGCGATATCACAGGCCCGTTCCGCCTATGGCGCATTCAAGGTGGCGACATCAAAACCGTCGGGCAGATGAGCGCCGAAGACGTGATGAAGATCACGACCGGCGCCCCTTGA
- a CDS encoding HAD family hydrolase, with product MNPIDLIIFDCDGVLVDSEVLSSRAMQNVLRAQGIEVSLDTIAGCIGMKQADILARIERETGHVIGPSVGTDLWPATRVLFGEHLSATTGLKAFLDATSTRRCVASSSSHERIAFSLSVTEISPYFEPHAIFSSSDVTRGKPAPDLFLHAAARMGVAPERCVVIEDSPFGVMGAVAAGMTAIGFTGGSHSGPVIGATLMAAGAVAIESRWADVVRWVR from the coding sequence ATGAACCCGATCGACCTGATCATCTTCGACTGTGACGGCGTGCTGGTGGATAGTGAGGTCCTGTCGAGCCGCGCCATGCAAAACGTGCTGCGGGCCCAGGGGATCGAGGTGTCGCTCGACACCATCGCGGGCTGTATAGGCATGAAGCAGGCCGACATCCTGGCCCGCATCGAGCGGGAAACCGGCCATGTCATCGGCCCTTCGGTCGGCACCGACCTCTGGCCCGCGACGCGTGTCCTGTTCGGCGAGCATCTGTCCGCGACGACGGGGTTAAAAGCCTTCCTGGACGCCACTTCCACGCGCCGTTGCGTAGCATCGTCCTCTTCGCATGAACGCATCGCCTTCAGTCTGTCGGTGACCGAGATCTCGCCTTACTTCGAGCCGCATGCGATCTTCAGTTCCAGTGATGTCACGCGCGGCAAGCCGGCGCCGGATCTCTTTCTGCACGCGGCGGCGCGCATGGGCGTGGCGCCGGAGCGCTGTGTCGTCATTGAAGATTCACCCTTCGGCGTGATGGGCGCGGTCGCCGCCGGAATGACGGCCATCGGCTTTACCGGCGGCAGCCATTCCGGGCCGGTGATTGGCGCGACCTTGATGGCGGCTGGTGCTGTGGCGATCGAAAGCCGCTGGGCGGATGTGGTGCGCTGGGTGAGATGA
- a CDS encoding cytochrome o ubiquinol oxidase subunit IV — MTYGIGYASALALTGIAFALVHWHVFSLDWTLGIVFGLALLQILVHFRCFLHITLGRSARADLQLLLFSTLIVSLMVAGTLVVVFNLRSRMM, encoded by the coding sequence ATGACCTATGGCATCGGCTATGCGAGCGCGCTGGCACTGACGGGCATCGCTTTCGCCCTGGTGCATTGGCACGTCTTCTCCCTCGACTGGACGCTCGGCATCGTTTTTGGCTTGGCGTTGCTACAGATCCTCGTGCATTTTCGCTGCTTTCTCCACATCACCTTGGGGCGTTCAGCACGGGCGGATTTGCAACTGCTGCTATTCTCCACTCTGATCGTGTCGTTGATGGTGGCGGGAACGCTCGTCGTCGTATTCAACCTGCGCTCCAGGATGATGTAG
- a CDS encoding TIGR04076 family protein, with product MTDAKAGDDSFELYDLRVDVVAPTGGAIYCGAKPGDHFELRGEMLFLPPGQGMSLYSLASVLPLLAAKQRPSDRNDWMTTDTEIACPDPHCCTRLRITRLGLRRFSHGETTAVPLPPV from the coding sequence ATGACTGACGCTAAAGCGGGTGACGATAGTTTCGAACTCTATGATCTCCGCGTCGATGTCGTGGCCCCGACCGGCGGCGCGATCTATTGCGGCGCCAAACCCGGCGATCATTTTGAATTGCGCGGCGAGATGCTGTTTCTGCCGCCCGGCCAAGGCATGTCCCTCTATTCCCTGGCCTCCGTGCTGCCCTTGCTGGCCGCCAAGCAGCGCCCGAGCGACCGCAACGACTGGATGACCACCGATACCGAAATCGCCTGCCCCGATCCGCACTGCTGCACCCGACTGCGGATCACGCGCCTTGGCTTGCGCCGGTTCAGTCACGGGGAGACCACGGCGGTTCCCCTTCCGCCAGTTTGA
- a CDS encoding aldo/keto reductase gives MSIVPERIQVTETLSLNRLVCGLWQVADIEKTGQALDVDQAADALEGYVAAGFESFDMADHYGSAELIMGRLLARHAGAPRPVACTKWCPPPGPMTAEIVRKGVQDRLDRLGVSRVDLLQFHWWTFAHPAWLDALHEMNALREEGLIGAIGVTNFDAAHLELALADGIPVATNQISFSLLDRRAAGALSDLCARTGVRLLAYGTLCGGFLSETWLGRPEPDTMPDWSRSKYKRFIDAAGGWAGFQGILTAAAAIAAKHGVSLSNVATRWVLDHPAVAAAIIGARITESEHRADNARVFSVTLDAEDRARLDTAFTATMPIPGDCGDEYRRPPYLTASGDLSHHLGAIPSVYRAEPVPGRPGRSRVSSGSVWEPLAGYSRATRVGGRICVSGTTATHGADRRVAPSHAGAQATYILDKIAAAIAALGGTMEDVVRTRIYLRDVSQWEPVARAHGRVFGTIMPANTLFEVGNLIGDYEVEIEAEAEVTAP, from the coding sequence ATGTCGATCGTACCTGAACGCATCCAAGTGACGGAGACGCTGAGCCTGAACCGCCTGGTCTGCGGCCTGTGGCAGGTCGCGGATATCGAAAAGACCGGCCAAGCACTCGATGTCGATCAGGCCGCCGATGCGCTTGAAGGCTATGTCGCGGCAGGGTTCGAGAGCTTCGACATGGCCGATCATTATGGCAGCGCCGAGTTGATCATGGGGCGGCTTCTGGCGCGCCATGCCGGGGCGCCGCGTCCGGTCGCCTGCACCAAATGGTGCCCGCCGCCCGGACCGATGACCGCCGAGATCGTGCGCAAAGGCGTGCAGGATCGGCTCGACAGGCTGGGCGTCAGCCGGGTGGACCTCCTTCAGTTTCATTGGTGGACTTTCGCGCATCCGGCCTGGCTGGATGCTTTGCATGAAATGAACGCGCTGCGCGAGGAAGGCCTGATCGGCGCCATCGGCGTCACCAATTTCGATGCCGCGCATCTGGAGCTGGCGCTGGCGGACGGCATTCCCGTGGCGACCAACCAGATCTCCTTCTCCCTCCTGGATCGCCGCGCCGCTGGTGCGCTGTCGGACCTCTGCGCGCGAACCGGCGTGCGGCTGCTGGCCTACGGCACACTCTGCGGCGGATTCCTGTCCGAGACCTGGCTTGGCAGGCCGGAACCGGACACGATGCCGGATTGGAGCCGCTCCAAATACAAGCGCTTCATCGATGCGGCCGGCGGCTGGGCGGGTTTCCAGGGCATCCTGACAGCGGCGGCGGCCATTGCCGCAAAGCATGGCGTTTCCCTCTCCAATGTCGCTACGCGCTGGGTGCTCGATCATCCGGCGGTGGCGGCCGCGATCATCGGCGCCCGGATCACGGAGAGCGAGCATCGCGCCGACAATGCCCGGGTGTTTTCTGTCACGCTCGACGCGGAGGATAGGGCGCGGCTCGACACCGCCTTCACGGCCACGATGCCGATCCCCGGTGACTGTGGTGATGAATATCGCCGCCCGCCCTATCTCACGGCCTCCGGCGATCTCAGCCATCATCTGGGTGCCATTCCCAGCGTCTACCGGGCCGAGCCCGTGCCGGGGCGTCCCGGCCGATCGCGGGTGTCATCGGGCAGTGTGTGGGAGCCGCTGGCCGGCTACAGCCGGGCGACGCGCGTCGGTGGTCGCATCTGCGTGTCCGGCACCACGGCGACCCATGGGGCGGACCGCCGTGTCGCACCAAGTCATGCGGGCGCTCAGGCGACCTATATCCTGGACAAGATCGCCGCCGCGATCGCGGCGCTGGGTGGCACGATGGAGGATGTGGTCCGCACCCGCATCTATCTGCGTGACGTGTCGCAGTGGGAGCCTGTTGCCCGCGCTCATGGCCGGGTCTTCGGCACGATCATGCCCGCGAACACGCTGTTCGAAGTTGGCAATCTGATTGGCGACTATGAAGTCGAGATCGAAGCCGAGGCGGAGGTGACCGCGCCATGA
- a CDS encoding ABC transporter ATP-binding protein, producing the protein MPGKDSLAGEGLVLEARNLVKQFGGMRAVDGVSIALARGEMVGLIGPNGAGKTTMFNLIAGSLKPSAGGIWIGGVDVSQEGPHRRIGRGIGRTFQIPRPFAEMTVLENVLTGAQGQSGERNWMNFLRPGRVASEEKAAEEKARSLLDFLLLAPLALEPARVLSGGQRKLLELARILMADPQAILLDEPAAGVNPALLELIIDRVSALNAQGRTILLIEHNMDMVARLCSRVVVMAAGKLLAEGKPADVARDPAVIDAYLGGAA; encoded by the coding sequence ATGCCGGGGAAGGACAGTCTAGCCGGCGAGGGCCTTGTCCTCGAAGCCCGCAATCTGGTGAAGCAATTCGGCGGCATGCGCGCAGTGGACGGCGTGTCGATCGCCCTTGCGCGCGGCGAGATGGTGGGCCTGATCGGACCCAACGGCGCCGGCAAGACCACGATGTTCAATCTGATCGCCGGCAGTCTGAAGCCCAGCGCGGGCGGTATCTGGATTGGTGGCGTCGATGTCTCGCAGGAAGGTCCGCATCGGCGCATTGGGCGCGGTATCGGCCGCACCTTTCAGATTCCACGTCCCTTTGCAGAAATGACGGTGCTCGAAAATGTGCTGACGGGCGCTCAGGGACAGTCGGGCGAGCGGAATTGGATGAACTTCCTACGGCCTGGCCGCGTTGCGTCCGAAGAAAAGGCAGCAGAGGAAAAAGCCCGTTCCCTGCTCGACTTTCTGCTGCTCGCGCCACTCGCGCTCGAACCCGCGCGGGTGCTTTCGGGCGGCCAGCGCAAATTGCTGGAACTCGCGCGCATTCTGATGGCCGATCCCCAGGCGATCCTGCTCGATGAACCGGCCGCCGGCGTCAATCCGGCATTGCTGGAACTGATCATCGACAGGGTGAGCGCGCTGAACGCCCAGGGTCGCACGATCCTGCTCATTGAGCATAACATGGACATGGTGGCGCGGCTGTGCAGCCGGGTCGTGGTGATGGCGGCGGGCAAGTTGCTGGCTGAGGGCAAGCCGGCCGATGTCGCGCGTGATCCGGCCGTCATCGATGCCTATCTCGGCGGCGCCGCATGA
- a CDS encoding cytochrome c oxidase subunit 3 has protein sequence MDGLSGPEFRHVGLNLQDHPSLTTQQVESNIFGFWVFLMSDAVIFALLFAVYGTMLVGTAGGPGPAQEFKIGPAFLETLILLTSSFTFGMASMSMKYGRSALGLFCWLLVTLFLGLAFLGMELNDFAAMFAHGAVPQRSGFLSSFFVLVGMHGLHVTAGALWIIVMMVQICVFGLDARVKINIIRLGLFWHFLDVVWVVIFSVVYLQGLMR, from the coding sequence ATGGATGGCTTGAGTGGCCCCGAGTTCCGTCATGTCGGCCTGAACCTCCAGGACCATCCGAGCCTCACGACACAGCAGGTCGAGAGTAACATCTTCGGCTTCTGGGTCTTCCTGATGAGTGATGCGGTGATCTTCGCATTGCTCTTCGCCGTCTATGGAACGATGCTGGTCGGCACCGCAGGCGGCCCTGGGCCTGCTCAGGAATTCAAGATCGGCCCGGCCTTCTTGGAGACGCTCATCCTGCTCACGAGCAGCTTCACCTTCGGCATGGCGTCGATGTCAATGAAATACGGTCGTAGCGCCCTCGGCCTGTTTTGCTGGCTGCTCGTGACGCTCTTCCTAGGCTTGGCGTTTCTGGGGATGGAGTTGAACGATTTTGCGGCCATGTTCGCGCATGGGGCGGTCCCCCAGCGCAGTGGCTTCCTCTCCTCTTTCTTTGTCCTCGTCGGCATGCATGGTCTGCACGTCACCGCAGGCGCCCTATGGATCATCGTCATGATGGTGCAAATCTGCGTCTTCGGGCTCGATGCGCGGGTCAAGATCAATATTATCCGCCTCGGCTTGTTTTGGCATTTCCTGGATGTGGTGTGGGTGGTGATCTTCTCGGTGGTCTACCTTCAGGGTCTGATGCGATGA
- a CDS encoding aldo/keto reductase has product MSRVIRGGWQMAGGHGDIRPAEAILDMIAFADAGITCFDCADIYTGVEDLIGAFRERYRDMRGAEALEQIKVHTKFVPDLDSLTRITKADVARIIDRSLQRLRTERLDLVQFHWWDYDAPRWLETAGWLGELRKAGKIRHIGGTNFDTAHMVAIVNSGVPLVSMQVQYSLLDRRPETAMITAAAERGMSLLCYGTVAGGFLSDAWLGRTEPSSPLENRSLVKYKLIIDDFGGWDLLQTLLSALRAIADRHGTDIATIASAAILARPGVGAVIVGARNRAHLASNLAISDVMLTGADLAEIDAVLARANPIDGDVYTQERDRSGRHGAIMKYNLSN; this is encoded by the coding sequence ATGTCGCGCGTCATCCGGGGCGGCTGGCAGATGGCGGGCGGCCATGGCGACATCCGCCCGGCCGAGGCGATCCTGGACATGATCGCCTTTGCCGATGCCGGCATCACCTGCTTCGACTGCGCGGATATCTACACTGGCGTCGAGGATCTGATCGGCGCGTTTCGTGAGCGCTACCGGGACATGCGCGGCGCCGAAGCACTTGAGCAGATCAAGGTCCATACGAAATTCGTGCCTGACCTCGATAGTCTGACGCGCATCACCAAAGCCGATGTCGCGCGTATCATCGACCGGTCGCTGCAACGCCTGCGCACCGAGCGGCTCGACCTCGTGCAATTCCATTGGTGGGACTATGATGCACCCCGCTGGCTCGAAACCGCAGGCTGGCTGGGCGAATTGAGAAAAGCTGGAAAGATCCGGCACATCGGCGGCACCAATTTCGACACCGCGCATATGGTGGCGATCGTGAACAGCGGCGTGCCCCTCGTCTCGATGCAGGTGCAATACTCCTTGCTCGATCGCAGACCCGAGACAGCAATGATTACCGCCGCCGCCGAACGCGGCATGTCGCTGTTGTGCTATGGCACCGTGGCCGGCGGTTTCCTCAGCGACGCCTGGCTTGGCCGCACGGAGCCCAGCTCGCCGCTGGAGAACCGCTCGCTCGTCAAATACAAGCTGATCATTGACGATTTTGGGGGCTGGGATCTGTTGCAGACCTTGCTCTCAGCGCTGCGCGCCATCGCCGACCGGCATGGTACGGACATCGCGACGATCGCGAGCGCCGCCATCTTGGCGAGGCCCGGCGTCGGCGCGGTGATTGTGGGCGCACGCAACCGCGCGCATCTGGCGTCCAACCTGGCTATTTCGGATGTCATGCTGACGGGGGCGGATCTCGCCGAGATCGACGCTGTGCTCGCGCGGGCGAATCCGATCGACGGCGACGTCTATACGCAGGAGCGTGATCGCAGCGGGCGGCACGGCGCCATCATGAAATATAACCTCAGCAATTAG
- a CDS encoding ABC transporter ATP-binding protein, which produces MSTAVLRTQRLISGYEPDLPIVRGIDMAIRAGECVAVLGPNGAGKSTLVKTIAGLVPVHSGAVFLDGRDITASPAHRKIRHGLAFVPQTENIFATLSIHENLQIAANILPKDKRKTRIAAVYDMFPDLASRPTHRAGQLSGGQRQMLAVARALVVEPSVLILDEPSAGLSPKIVAEVFGRLKAINLTGVTTVLVEQNVKAALAIADRALILVEGQVVHEGPAATLADDPIVAELYLGIRHRAAAVAQ; this is translated from the coding sequence ATGAGTACTGCTGTCTTGAGAACGCAACGCCTGATCTCAGGATACGAACCGGATCTGCCGATCGTCCGGGGGATCGACATGGCGATTCGCGCGGGCGAATGTGTCGCCGTGCTCGGCCCGAACGGCGCCGGCAAATCGACTCTCGTCAAGACCATTGCGGGCCTCGTTCCTGTGCATTCCGGCGCGGTGTTTCTTGACGGCAGGGACATCACCGCATCGCCCGCGCATCGCAAGATCCGCCATGGTTTGGCTTTCGTGCCGCAAACCGAAAACATCTTCGCGACACTGTCCATTCACGAAAACCTCCAGATTGCCGCGAACATCTTGCCCAAAGACAAACGGAAAACGCGCATCGCCGCCGTCTATGATATGTTCCCCGATCTCGCATCGCGGCCGACGCATCGCGCCGGACAGCTTTCCGGCGGTCAGCGCCAGATGCTGGCCGTGGCGCGGGCGTTGGTCGTCGAGCCCTCCGTTTTGATCCTCGATGAGCCATCGGCGGGCCTTTCGCCCAAAATCGTCGCGGAGGTATTCGGGCGGCTGAAAGCGATCAATCTGACCGGCGTCACGACCGTCTTGGTGGAGCAGAACGTCAAGGCGGCGCTGGCGATTGCCGATCGCGCTCTCATTCTGGTCGAGGGGCAGGTGGTGCATGAAGGGCCGGCCGCGACACTGGCCGATGATCCCATCGTCGCCGAACTCTATCTCGGCATCCGTCATCGCGCGGCGGCGGTGGCGCAATGA
- a CDS encoding branched-chain amino acid ABC transporter permease codes for MILDLFSYGAFFMTVALTYAVICLGLNVQWGQTGLFNVGVSGFVAIGAYVSALLTTPHAADRLGGFGLPIAVGWAGGALAAGLATLLLGAITIRLRADYLAIATFGFAVVVQLCMLNLQWVTGGSFGIAFIPRPFAGFAADRSLFGALNLAVMIVVVVALYLALERLGRSPWGRVLRAIREDETAAAALGKNPLRFRLQAFAIGGAIMGLGGAAQAHFIGFIAPDNYLPMLTFQVWVMLIVGGSGNNRGAILGAVVVWGLWAVSASAIAAVVPAESQARAASLQIVMIGVALCAILLLRPRGILGEVKIVSRHLKAAPAKAPTANGLPHVDRT; via the coding sequence ATGATTCTCGATCTGTTCAGCTATGGCGCGTTTTTCATGACGGTTGCGCTGACCTATGCCGTCATCTGCCTCGGGCTGAATGTGCAATGGGGCCAGACCGGTCTCTTCAATGTCGGCGTGTCCGGCTTCGTGGCCATCGGCGCCTATGTCTCGGCCTTGCTCACCACGCCCCATGCCGCCGATCGCCTAGGCGGATTCGGCCTGCCCATCGCGGTCGGCTGGGCCGGGGGCGCGCTCGCCGCCGGTCTCGCGACCCTTCTGCTGGGTGCCATCACCATCCGGCTCCGGGCCGATTATCTGGCCATCGCGACCTTCGGCTTTGCCGTGGTGGTGCAGCTCTGCATGCTCAATCTGCAATGGGTCACCGGCGGCTCTTTCGGCATCGCCTTCATTCCGCGGCCCTTTGCCGGTTTCGCGGCCGATCGCTCCCTGTTCGGCGCGCTCAATCTCGCCGTCATGATCGTGGTCGTGGTCGCGCTCTACCTTGCGTTGGAGCGGTTAGGGCGAAGCCCCTGGGGCCGCGTGCTGCGCGCCATCCGAGAGGATGAGACGGCGGCGGCGGCGCTCGGCAAGAACCCCCTGCGGTTCCGGCTCCAGGCTTTTGCCATCGGCGGTGCCATCATGGGCCTAGGCGGTGCGGCGCAGGCGCATTTCATCGGCTTCATCGCCCCGGATAATTACCTGCCGATGCTGACCTTCCAGGTCTGGGTGATGCTGATCGTCGGCGGTTCGGGTAATAACCGGGGCGCCATCCTCGGCGCCGTCGTCGTCTGGGGCCTATGGGCGGTCTCGGCCAGCGCCATTGCCGCCGTCGTGCCGGCCGAGAGCCAAGCGCGCGCGGCCTCCCTCCAGATCGTCATGATCGGCGTCGCCCTCTGCGCCATTCTGCTGCTGCGGCCGCGTGGGATTTTGGGCGAGGTCAAGATCGTCTCCCGCCACCTCAAAGCCGCGCCTGCCAAAGCTCCAACCGCAAATGGATTGCCGCATGTCGATCGTACCTGA